The DNA region CGCTTCATCTGACAAAGAACGGCGTGAGAAGATTGAACGCAAGAACCAAGCCGACTCTTTGGCATACCAAGCTGAGAAGCAGTTACAAGAATTGGGCGATAAAGTTCCCGATGCTGACAAGACCAAAGTCGAAGGTTTGGTGAAAGAACTGCGAGAAGCAGTTGCTAAAGAAGACGATGAGCAAATCAAAAAGCTCACCCCAGAATTGCAACAAGCGTTATTTGCTGTTGGTAGCAATATTTATCAACAAGCTGGTGGCGGTGCTACACCTGGTGCTGAACCCCAAGATGGTGGTTCCACATCTAGTTCTGGTAGCGGCGACGATGTAATTGACGCTGATTTTACAGAGAGCAAATAATTCCCCTACTTCTTTTGGGAAGATTATTTAGTCCCACCTCATATTACCCACTCAGGCAAATCCCTGAGTGGGGATTTTTTTTTAGGAGACGCGATTAATCGCGTCTGTACAGGAGTTAGGAGTTAGAGTAGAACTAATATTGGTAACTCTTAATCTTAATTCTTAACTTTATTCCTAACTCCTCACTCTCAACTTCTAACTCCCTTATGCCATATCCACAAGCACCTTGGACACTTCAGGGCTATGCTATCCAAACTCTACATTTGGTAAATGTTGACCAAGTGCGCCCTTTGATTCCCTTAGAGTTAGAAATTATTTCTGTCTGGCCTGGTAAAACTCTCGCTAGCGTGTATTTATCTCATTATGGGTCAGGCTCGGTACTGGAGTACAGTGAGTTAATTGTTGCCCCATCTGTAGTTAATTACCAAAGAAAAATTGGTGGTTGGGTTTCCCACATTTATGTAGATAATGTTGATTCAGTGGCTGGTGGCCGAGAAATTTGGGGACTACCAAAGGAACTAGCTGAGTTTACCTGGGAACAAGAAAAGTTTGTTACTGTGCATCAGGAAAACCGGAAGCTGTGTAGTCTTAACTATAATCAACAAAGCTTGGCATGGAGACAGTGGTTAACTGCTTCTGCTTTCAGCGCCAAGGGTGGTGATTTGCTGATATTCCCTGCTGAATTTGAGTCTGTGTTGGGTTTGATTAGTTCTAAGTTAGAAATCCCTCCCGAAAGTCCTTTTTTTGGAATAGGTTTAGGTCAGCCTTGGTTAACTGTGCGTTGTGAGCAGATGAGTTTGCGGATTGATGCGCCAAAGGTTGTAGGACAGATGGCTATCTAGTCCACTGTGGCGGAAGTTTGCCTACTTTTGTTATTTGGAAGTTCCTAAATAAGAAAAAAGTCAGAAAAATCTTTCTACCCAAACCGGGGTATGAGTAGCATTCGCGCAGAAAACCGGG from Nostoc commune NIES-4072 includes:
- a CDS encoding acetoacetate decarboxylase family protein, coding for MPYPQAPWTLQGYAIQTLHLVNVDQVRPLIPLELEIISVWPGKTLASVYLSHYGSGSVLEYSELIVAPSVVNYQRKIGGWVSHIYVDNVDSVAGGREIWGLPKELAEFTWEQEKFVTVHQENRKLCSLNYNQQSLAWRQWLTASAFSAKGGDLLIFPAEFESVLGLISSKLEIPPESPFFGIGLGQPWLTVRCEQMSLRIDAPKVVGQMAI